A single Archangium lipolyticum DNA region contains:
- a CDS encoding glycoside hydrolase family 19 protein: MSLPAGDLEKGARGKDVELLQKALVKAGNLTQAEMNTGPGIFGPKTEAALKEFQAAHGVPNTGYYGPKTRAAFEKLGAKVGGSTGPGPVTGPSEPGTKGGVSLAQLRKIMPNLSQAKAEQYLPHLNKAMAEAGINTPKRQAAFLAQLAHESGEFRYMEEIASGAAYEGRKDLGNTQPGDGKRFKGRGPIQLTGRANYAAAGKALGIDLVNNPTRAADPDVGFRTAAWFWNTRNLNTYADAGNFREVTRRINGGYNGLASREAYYNRALDVLT, encoded by the coding sequence ATGTCCCTGCCCGCCGGGGACCTGGAGAAGGGCGCTCGCGGCAAGGACGTGGAACTGCTCCAGAAGGCCCTGGTGAAGGCCGGCAATCTCACCCAGGCCGAGATGAACACCGGCCCCGGCATCTTCGGCCCCAAGACCGAGGCGGCCCTCAAGGAGTTCCAGGCCGCCCACGGCGTGCCCAACACCGGCTACTACGGGCCCAAGACGCGCGCCGCCTTCGAGAAGCTCGGCGCCAAGGTGGGCGGCTCCACCGGCCCCGGCCCCGTCACCGGCCCCTCCGAGCCCGGCACCAAGGGCGGCGTGTCGCTCGCGCAGCTGCGGAAGATCATGCCCAACCTCTCGCAGGCCAAGGCCGAGCAGTACCTGCCCCACCTCAACAAGGCCATGGCCGAGGCCGGCATCAACACCCCCAAGCGCCAGGCCGCCTTCCTCGCGCAGCTGGCCCACGAGAGCGGCGAGTTCCGCTACATGGAGGAGATCGCCTCCGGTGCCGCCTACGAGGGCCGCAAGGACCTGGGCAACACCCAGCCGGGCGACGGCAAGCGCTTCAAGGGCCGCGGCCCCATCCAGCTCACCGGCCGCGCCAACTACGCGGCCGCCGGCAAGGCCCTGGGCATCGACCTGGTGAACAACCCGACCCGCGCCGCCGACCCCGACGTGGGCTTCCGCACCGCCGCCTGGTTCTGGAACACGCGCAACCTCAACACCTACGCGGACGCGGGCAACTTCCGTGAGGTCACCCGCCGCATCAACGGCGGCTACAACGGGCTCGCCAGCCGCGAGGCGTACTACAACCGCGCGCTCGACGTGCTGACCTGA
- a CDS encoding PAS domain-containing protein produces MTDGILVVDKAWRFLWLNAVGERLLGRSREQLLGQELWTALPEAEDTAFAPAWRRAMDAGTLVSLEDFFHPAGVWLESRAFPSGEGLVIFTRDVSERRLAENERVRLLSAEQTSRAAVESERTRFQEMLMLAPAAVSITRGAEHRFVFSNLLHRRFYGGRDLVGQPAREALPELEGQGVFEVMDRVYLSGSSYVGRARPVRVPRQGAPPEEMFFDIAYHPQRDAAGRVEGVAIFAYDVTDLVRSRRTAETLARDLGYSEERFRSLVTATSDIIWVTPTSGEFMEDQPGWRAFTGQTREELLGWGWLDAVHPEDRERTARTWESALSTRTPYLMEHRLRHRDGTYRSVLARAVPVLERDGTVREWVGAHRDITRQRQGEAELERLLAREQRHAMQLQGLASAALVISEADSVEHVLRAVTEQAREVIGAHQAVTSLTVDGSWSQAIHATSMSERYGAWRDWKESPEGTGIYSWVCRLNLPMRLTQVELESHPAWKDFGRYKAKHPPLRGWLAAPLVGRDGRNLGLIQLSDRHEGDFSAEDEAILVQLARMASVAIENTRLMAETQAANRAKDEFLAVMSHELRTPLTAVLGWTQMLRNRQSDAKAVEKGLAVIERNARTLAQLIEDVLDVSRIITGKLMLHRRGVELVGVVQAAVEVVRPHAEQKGVSLSLEVDVGGNGTAMLVGDPGRLQQVCWNLLVNAVKFTPAGGQVRVRVDRSERELRVRVTDTGKGIRADSLPHLFERFWQADGSATREHGGLGLGLAIVHHLVGLHGGVVRAESEGEGRGSTFMVTLPVPAVLPEVQTEVLPGAETAPAVKLDEVKVLLVEDAADARELIALMLRERGAEVSTASNAAEAMERLTAALPDVLVSDIGLPGEDGHALLRRVRAWAEARDQWVPAIALTAYASAEDARKAYRAGFQVHLSKPLERGVLIEAVARLAGRDDVGAKAG; encoded by the coding sequence GTGACCGACGGCATCCTCGTGGTGGACAAGGCGTGGCGCTTCCTCTGGCTCAACGCCGTGGGGGAGAGGCTGCTGGGCCGCTCGCGCGAGCAACTGCTGGGACAGGAGCTGTGGACCGCGCTGCCCGAGGCGGAGGACACCGCCTTCGCCCCCGCCTGGCGCCGGGCCATGGACGCGGGGACGCTCGTGTCCCTGGAGGACTTCTTCCATCCCGCGGGCGTGTGGCTGGAGTCGCGCGCCTTCCCCTCGGGCGAGGGCCTCGTCATCTTCACCCGGGACGTGTCGGAGCGGCGCCTGGCGGAGAACGAGCGGGTGCGGCTGCTGTCGGCGGAGCAGACGTCGCGCGCGGCGGTGGAGAGCGAGCGCACGCGCTTCCAGGAGATGCTGATGCTGGCGCCCGCCGCCGTCAGCATCACCCGGGGGGCCGAGCACCGCTTCGTCTTCTCCAACCTGCTGCACCGCCGCTTCTACGGGGGCAGGGACCTGGTGGGCCAGCCGGCGCGCGAGGCCCTGCCCGAGCTGGAGGGCCAGGGCGTCTTCGAGGTGATGGACCGGGTGTACCTCTCCGGCAGCTCCTACGTGGGGCGGGCCCGGCCGGTGAGGGTGCCTCGCCAGGGCGCACCGCCGGAGGAGATGTTCTTCGACATCGCCTACCACCCGCAGCGCGACGCCGCCGGACGGGTGGAGGGCGTGGCCATCTTCGCCTACGACGTGACGGACCTGGTGCGCTCGCGCCGCACGGCGGAGACGCTGGCTCGCGACCTGGGGTACAGCGAGGAGCGCTTCCGCTCGCTGGTGACGGCCACCTCCGACATCATCTGGGTGACGCCGACGTCGGGCGAGTTCATGGAGGACCAGCCCGGCTGGCGGGCCTTCACGGGGCAGACGCGCGAGGAGCTGCTGGGCTGGGGCTGGTTGGATGCGGTGCATCCGGAGGACCGGGAGCGCACCGCGAGGACGTGGGAGTCCGCGCTCTCCACGCGCACGCCCTACCTGATGGAGCACCGGTTGCGGCACCGCGACGGGACGTACCGCTCCGTGCTGGCGCGCGCGGTGCCGGTGCTGGAGAGGGACGGCACGGTGCGCGAGTGGGTGGGGGCCCACCGGGACATCACCCGCCAGCGCCAGGGCGAGGCGGAGCTGGAGCGGCTGCTCGCGCGCGAGCAGCGCCACGCCATGCAGTTGCAGGGGCTGGCGAGCGCCGCGCTCGTCATCAGCGAGGCGGACTCGGTCGAGCACGTGCTGCGGGCGGTGACGGAGCAGGCGCGCGAGGTGATTGGCGCGCATCAGGCCGTCACCAGCCTGACGGTGGACGGCAGCTGGTCGCAGGCCATCCACGCCACGTCGATGTCGGAGCGGTATGGGGCGTGGCGCGACTGGAAGGAGTCGCCGGAGGGGACGGGCATCTACTCGTGGGTGTGCCGGCTGAACCTGCCCATGAGGCTGACGCAGGTGGAGCTGGAGTCGCACCCGGCCTGGAAGGACTTCGGCCGGTACAAGGCGAAGCACCCGCCGCTGCGCGGCTGGCTGGCGGCGCCCCTGGTGGGAAGGGACGGGCGCAACCTGGGCCTCATCCAGCTGTCGGACCGGCACGAGGGGGACTTCAGCGCCGAGGACGAGGCCATCCTGGTGCAACTGGCGCGCATGGCCTCGGTGGCGATCGAGAACACGCGGCTGATGGCGGAGACGCAGGCGGCCAACCGCGCGAAGGACGAGTTCCTCGCGGTGATGAGCCACGAGCTGCGCACGCCGCTGACGGCGGTGCTGGGTTGGACGCAGATGCTGCGCAACCGGCAGAGCGACGCGAAGGCGGTGGAGAAGGGGCTGGCCGTCATCGAGCGCAACGCGCGCACGCTGGCGCAGCTGATCGAAGACGTGCTGGACGTGTCGCGCATCATCACCGGCAAGCTGATGCTGCACCGGCGGGGCGTGGAGCTGGTGGGGGTGGTGCAGGCGGCGGTGGAGGTGGTGAGGCCGCACGCGGAGCAGAAGGGAGTGTCGTTGTCGCTCGAGGTGGACGTGGGCGGCAACGGCACGGCGATGCTGGTGGGGGACCCGGGGCGGTTGCAGCAGGTGTGCTGGAACCTGCTGGTGAACGCGGTGAAGTTCACCCCGGCGGGAGGGCAGGTGCGGGTGCGGGTGGACCGGAGCGAGCGGGAGCTGCGGGTTCGGGTGACGGACACGGGGAAGGGGATTCGAGCGGACTCGCTGCCGCACCTCTTCGAGCGCTTCTGGCAGGCGGACGGCTCGGCGACGCGCGAGCACGGTGGACTGGGCTTGGGGTTGGCGATCGTCCACCACCTGGTGGGGTTGCACGGGGGCGTGGTGCGGGCCGAGAGCGAGGGGGAGGGGAGGGGGTCCACCTTCATGGTGACGCTGCCGGTGCCGGCGGTGCTGCCCGAGGTGCAGACGGAGGTGCTGCCGGGCGCGGAGACGGCGCCGGCGGTGAAGCTGGACGAGGTGAAGGTGCTGTTGGTGGAGGACGCGGCGGACGCACGCGAGCTGATTGCCCTCATGCTGCGCGAGCGGGGCGCGGAGGTGAGCACGGCGAGCAACGCGGCCGAGGCGATGGAGAGGCTGACGGCCGCGTTGCCGGACGTGTTGGTGTCGGACATCGGCCTGCCGGGGGAGGACGGACACGCGCTGTTGAGGCGGGTGCGAGCCTGGGCGGAAGCGAGGGACCAGTGGGTGCCGGCGATCGCGCTCACGGCGTACGCGAGCGCCGAGGACGCGCGGAAGGCCTACCGCGCGGGCTTCCAGGTGCACCTGTCCAAGCCGCTGGAGCGGGGAGTGCTCATCGAAGCGGTGGCACGGCTCGCCGGGCGGGATGACGTGGGCGCGAAGGCGGGGTGA
- a CDS encoding SCO family protein, producing MSTDVTTPSTPAAPAANRFLWVALAAAVCLLLLGMALLRQRTATLERYGQLPAFTFTRQDGKPFGLEQLKGRPFVANFIFTRCPTICPVFTQKMARFQKQTADIGGQLALVSFSVDPQYDTPERLTAYGAKHGADPARWSFLTGDYNALKETVVGGFKMAMGRNEQDPDDIPNIFHGSHFVLVDRTGEIRGFYNSEHDDAVEKLLSDARQLVRDGGQ from the coding sequence ATGTCCACCGACGTCACGACTCCCTCCACGCCCGCGGCGCCCGCCGCGAACCGTTTCCTCTGGGTGGCGCTGGCCGCCGCCGTGTGCCTGCTGCTGCTCGGGATGGCGCTGCTGCGCCAGCGCACCGCGACCCTGGAGCGCTACGGCCAGCTCCCGGCCTTCACCTTCACCCGCCAGGACGGCAAGCCCTTCGGCCTGGAACAGCTGAAGGGCCGCCCCTTCGTGGCCAACTTCATCTTCACCCGCTGCCCCACCATCTGCCCCGTCTTCACCCAGAAGATGGCGCGCTTCCAGAAGCAGACGGCGGACATCGGCGGACAGCTGGCGCTCGTCTCCTTCTCGGTGGACCCGCAGTACGACACGCCCGAGCGCCTCACCGCGTACGGCGCGAAGCACGGCGCGGACCCGGCGCGTTGGAGCTTCCTCACGGGCGACTACAACGCGCTCAAGGAGACCGTCGTCGGCGGCTTCAAAATGGCCATGGGCCGCAACGAGCAGGACCCGGATGACATCCCCAACATCTTCCACGGCTCGCACTTCGTGCTGGTGGACCGCACGGGGGAGATTCGCGGCTTCTACAACAGCGAGCACGACGACGCGGTGGAGAAGCTGCTGAGCGACGCGCGCCAGCTGGTGCGCGACGGCGGCCAGTAA
- a CDS encoding O-acetyl-ADP-ribose deacetylase: MQGDLTKVSADALVNAANSSLLGGGGVDGAIHRAAGPELLAECRTLNGCPTGEARITGAWRLPARHVIHTVGPVWRGGSQGERETLARCYRRVLDLVARHGLRSVAFPSISTGAYGFPIDEAAPIALREIRAALARQPQLERVTVVLFSASDLEVYQRALAAAGAPASS, translated from the coding sequence ATGCAAGGCGATCTCACGAAGGTGTCCGCCGATGCCCTGGTGAACGCGGCCAACTCCTCCCTGCTCGGCGGCGGGGGCGTGGACGGCGCCATCCACCGCGCCGCCGGTCCCGAACTGCTCGCCGAGTGTCGGACCCTCAACGGGTGTCCCACCGGCGAGGCCCGCATCACCGGCGCCTGGCGCCTGCCCGCCCGCCATGTCATCCACACCGTGGGCCCCGTCTGGCGTGGGGGCTCCCAGGGCGAGCGCGAGACGCTCGCGCGCTGCTACCGCCGCGTCCTGGACCTCGTCGCGCGCCACGGTCTGCGCTCCGTGGCCTTCCCGTCCATCTCCACCGGCGCCTATGGCTTCCCCATCGACGAGGCCGCGCCCATCGCCCTCCGGGAGATTCGGGCCGCCCTCGCGCGCCAGCCCCAGTTGGAGCGGGTGACGGTGGTGCTCTTCAGCGCCTCGGACCTCGAGGTGTACCAGCGGGCGCTCGCCGCCGCCGGTGCTCCCGCGTCCTCCTAG
- a CDS encoding Fis family transcriptional regulator, with amino-acid sequence MTNRASVLLSGGTEDERRTWAAASARHFAHEGPLVEVRQSSQVVDALRQRRGVVFIPDVARLDFPSQGLIVRCLQTQEERPKIVVGLSGSIEPARAKGSLREDLLYRLHLAQVDLTAEGMREVLAQRRAQLAAEEAARKAEAERLAAEKAAQLKASGITVKSSSRMRSKVLPRATAPKVTRR; translated from the coding sequence GTGACGAACCGCGCCTCGGTGCTGTTGAGCGGGGGCACCGAGGACGAGCGGCGCACGTGGGCCGCTGCCTCGGCTCGCCACTTTGCCCATGAGGGCCCCCTCGTGGAGGTCCGTCAGTCCTCCCAGGTTGTCGACGCCCTCCGCCAGCGTCGCGGCGTCGTCTTCATCCCCGATGTCGCCCGCCTCGATTTCCCCTCCCAGGGCCTCATCGTCCGCTGCCTCCAGACCCAGGAGGAGCGTCCCAAGATCGTCGTCGGGCTCTCCGGTTCCATCGAGCCCGCTCGCGCCAAGGGCTCCCTCCGCGAGGACCTCCTCTATCGGCTCCACCTCGCCCAGGTGGACCTCACCGCCGAGGGCATGCGCGAGGTGCTCGCCCAGCGCCGCGCCCAGCTCGCCGCCGAGGAGGCCGCTCGCAAGGCCGAGGCCGAACGTCTCGCCGCCGAGAAGGCCGCCCAGTTGAAGGCCTCCGGCATCACCGTGAAGAGTTCCTCGCGCATGCGCAGCAAGGTGCTCCCTCGCGCCACCGCCCCCAAGGTCACGCGCAGGTGA
- a CDS encoding universal stress protein, translating to MPVLCATNLSESSVRAANAAAALAAKLGEPLWLLGVFDGEHPIPEGPASLNDARRRLDAEAARLRTPGFPVEPRLLEGPPGKVLLEDELTRDARLFVLAAEGWGPVSWRRAPVHERIVQCAHVPVLVVRREGASLADWARGGRRLQVLVGVDGSPTSECALAWLHELRRVGPCDVVAASVCSPVEERERLGIHTPVHLEMLDPVVRRIEVLDPEVERVLMRELAERVGSLPGEGRLELHLEPGFGRPSDHLLHVAHARGVDLVVVGTHQRGGLARLWHGSVSAGVLRHAEQSVACVPPSHPVARRSVPPRAVLVPVDFSEASTRAISQARSLVRPGGRVHLLHVHRLKASERTWVMDHYGVLPEPPQERSDVLARLRAMVPHEEGAQDVHWTVEGVTGDDVARAICQATEREGVDLVCLGTSHAPGPASYLSDAVARALVARCRRPVMVLHA from the coding sequence ATGCCGGTGCTCTGCGCAACCAACCTGTCGGAGTCCTCCGTCCGTGCCGCCAATGCCGCCGCCGCCCTCGCCGCCAAGCTGGGTGAACCGCTGTGGCTCCTCGGCGTCTTCGACGGCGAGCACCCCATTCCCGAGGGACCTGCTTCCCTGAATGACGCCCGGAGGCGTCTCGACGCCGAGGCCGCTCGTCTTCGGACTCCCGGTTTCCCGGTCGAACCGCGCCTGCTCGAGGGGCCTCCTGGCAAGGTGCTCCTGGAGGACGAGCTCACCCGGGATGCCCGGTTGTTCGTCCTCGCCGCCGAGGGCTGGGGGCCTGTCTCGTGGCGCCGCGCCCCCGTCCACGAGCGCATCGTCCAGTGTGCCCACGTGCCCGTGCTCGTCGTGCGCCGCGAGGGTGCCTCCCTCGCGGATTGGGCGCGCGGTGGGCGCCGGTTGCAGGTGCTCGTCGGCGTGGATGGTTCGCCCACCTCGGAGTGCGCCTTGGCGTGGCTGCACGAGCTGCGCCGCGTCGGCCCCTGTGACGTGGTGGCCGCCTCCGTGTGCTCCCCCGTGGAGGAGCGCGAGCGTCTGGGCATCCACACCCCCGTGCACCTGGAGATGCTCGACCCGGTGGTACGCCGCATCGAGGTGCTCGACCCGGAGGTGGAGCGCGTGCTGATGCGCGAGCTGGCCGAGCGCGTGGGGTCGCTGCCCGGAGAAGGGCGGTTGGAGCTGCACCTGGAGCCGGGCTTCGGCCGCCCCTCGGACCACCTGCTGCACGTGGCGCATGCGCGCGGCGTGGACCTCGTCGTGGTGGGCACCCACCAGCGCGGAGGTCTCGCCCGGCTGTGGCATGGCTCGGTGTCCGCGGGCGTGCTGCGCCACGCCGAGCAGTCCGTGGCGTGCGTGCCTCCTTCCCATCCGGTGGCCCGCAGGTCCGTGCCGCCGCGCGCCGTGCTCGTCCCGGTGGACTTCTCCGAGGCCAGTACCCGCGCCATCTCCCAGGCCCGCTCGCTGGTGCGCCCCGGCGGCCGCGTGCACCTGCTGCACGTGCACCGGCTCAAGGCCTCGGAGCGCACGTGGGTGATGGACCACTACGGCGTGCTGCCCGAGCCTCCCCAGGAGCGTTCGGACGTCCTGGCGCGGCTGCGGGCGATGGTGCCTCACGAGGAAGGCGCCCAGGATGTGCACTGGACCGTGGAGGGCGTCACCGGTGATGACGTGGCCCGGGCCATCTGCCAGGCCACCGAGCGCGAGGGTGTGGACCTGGTGTGCCTGGGCACGTCCCATGCCCCAGGTCCCGCCAGCTACCTCAGCGACGCGGTGGCCCGGGCACTGGTGGCGCGCTGCCGCAGGCCCGTCATGGTCCTCCACGCGTGA
- a CDS encoding type II secretion system protein GspG has protein sequence MSQRRRPHFLLIFLPISFVVIGVIVVLGIRGKHDPAAVQVHSDFNRILAALESWRAANGSLPEEGSLSFLVPKYLPAEPVDPWGLPYVYSSDGQRPFLQSLGQDGLRGGNGPNQDHTNHDGHSVLAPR, from the coding sequence GTGAGTCAGCGCCGCCGCCCCCACTTCCTGCTCATCTTCCTGCCGATCTCCTTCGTGGTCATCGGCGTCATCGTGGTGCTCGGCATCCGCGGCAAGCACGACCCCGCCGCCGTCCAGGTGCACTCCGACTTCAACCGCATCCTCGCCGCCCTCGAGTCCTGGCGCGCCGCGAACGGCTCCCTTCCCGAGGAGGGCAGCCTCTCGTTCCTCGTTCCCAAGTACCTCCCCGCCGAGCCCGTGGACCCCTGGGGTCTCCCCTACGTCTACTCCAGCGACGGGCAGCGGCCCTTCCTGCAGTCCCTGGGTCAGGATGGGCTGCGCGGCGGCAATGGGCCCAATCAGGACCATACGAATCATGACGGGCACTCGGTGCTGGCCCCTCGGTAG
- a CDS encoding adenylate/guanylate cyclase domain-containing protein: MAPQERADGSNRPAVRADSPLFGELLLKLGIVTPNQIEEALALQSLNGQRLGEALISLGYVTREQIQDALGEALGLHTPLQGITPIQPPLGEVLVGLKYLSVSQLDEALALQRRTGRKLGEILVENGYCSYKQLYEGLALQGRVSGRQEAPRTQQQEGHHRVVVVDDSPLACAFVQDGLVSLGYEVICFQDPYEALEQVGKVQPAIVLSDLDMPGIDGMELCRRLKEGPTRAMPVIILTANDNDTERVRGLRAGADDYVNKSASMDELAARIESVMRRTGETERMRKLFARYTSDAVVEEILKSPDSVVLTGEKREVTILFADIRNFTGLADSLPPEQTVGVLNQVLGGLSDAVLTCGGTLDKFLGDGLMAVFGAPVFRPDDALRALQSAKMMMAFMVELRQRAEAEWATTREGRPLTLELGIGINSGMAVAGNIGGAMRTEYTCIGDSVNVAARLCAIAGPGEILVGERTVELLTGHEAGFEELPPVRLKGKPHPVPLFRALW, translated from the coding sequence ATGGCGCCCCAGGAGCGCGCCGATGGCAGCAACCGCCCCGCGGTTCGCGCGGACAGCCCGCTCTTCGGCGAGCTCCTGCTCAAGCTCGGCATCGTCACGCCCAATCAGATCGAAGAGGCCCTCGCCCTCCAGTCCCTCAACGGGCAACGGCTCGGCGAGGCCCTCATCTCCCTCGGCTACGTCACCCGCGAGCAGATTCAGGACGCCCTCGGCGAGGCGCTCGGTCTGCACACCCCCCTCCAGGGCATCACCCCCATCCAGCCCCCCCTCGGCGAAGTGCTCGTGGGGCTCAAGTATCTCTCCGTCTCCCAGCTCGACGAGGCGCTCGCCCTCCAGCGCCGCACCGGCCGCAAGCTGGGCGAAATCCTCGTCGAGAACGGGTACTGCTCCTACAAGCAGCTCTATGAGGGCCTCGCCCTCCAGGGCCGCGTCTCCGGCCGCCAGGAGGCCCCTCGCACCCAGCAGCAGGAGGGTCATCACCGCGTCGTGGTGGTGGATGACAGCCCCCTGGCCTGCGCCTTCGTCCAGGACGGGCTCGTGTCGCTCGGCTACGAGGTCATCTGCTTCCAGGATCCCTACGAGGCCCTGGAGCAGGTGGGCAAGGTGCAGCCCGCCATCGTCCTGAGCGACCTCGACATGCCCGGCATCGACGGCATGGAGCTGTGCCGCCGCCTCAAGGAAGGCCCCACCCGGGCCATGCCCGTCATCATCCTCACCGCCAACGACAACGACACCGAGCGTGTCAGGGGTCTGCGCGCCGGCGCCGATGACTACGTCAACAAGTCCGCCTCCATGGACGAGCTCGCCGCGCGCATCGAGAGCGTCATGCGCCGCACCGGCGAGACGGAGCGGATGCGCAAGCTCTTCGCCCGCTACACCTCCGACGCCGTCGTGGAGGAGATCCTCAAGAGCCCCGACTCCGTCGTGCTCACCGGCGAGAAGCGCGAGGTCACCATCCTCTTCGCCGACATCCGCAACTTCACCGGGCTCGCCGACAGTCTTCCCCCCGAGCAGACCGTCGGCGTGTTGAACCAGGTGCTCGGTGGGCTGTCCGACGCGGTGCTCACCTGCGGCGGCACCCTGGACAAGTTCCTCGGCGATGGGCTCATGGCCGTCTTCGGCGCCCCCGTGTTCCGCCCGGATGATGCGCTGCGCGCCCTCCAGTCCGCCAAGATGATGATGGCCTTCATGGTCGAACTGCGTCAGCGCGCCGAGGCCGAGTGGGCCACCACCCGCGAGGGCCGCCCCCTCACCCTCGAGCTGGGCATCGGCATCAACTCGGGCATGGCCGTGGCCGGTAACATCGGCGGCGCCATGCGCACCGAGTACACCTGCATCGGTGACTCCGTGAATGTCGCCGCCCGTCTGTGCGCCATCGCCGGGCCGGGGGAAATCCTGGTCGGCGAGCGCACCGTCGAGCTGCTCACCGGCCATGAGGCCGGCTTCGAGGAGCTGCCACCCGTACGTCTCAAGGGCAAGCCACATCCGGTGCCCCTCTTCCGCGCCCTGTGGTAG